Proteins encoded in a region of the Bacillus methanolicus genome:
- a CDS encoding YuzL family protein: MSKRKQDPSKTGLSSSHVEGQGTTTTETGERQASSSRRKQKRS, from the coding sequence GTGTCTAAACGTAAACAAGACCCGTCCAAGACAGGACTTAGTTCATCGCATGTTGAGGGACAAGGAACAACAACTACAGAAACTGGTGAACGGCAAGCCTCTTCATCGCGCCGAAAACAAAAGCGGTCTTAA
- a CDS encoding YkuS family protein — protein sequence MAKIGVEQSLTNISEALRQRGHDVVELKQESDAKDCSCCVVSGLDSNVMGMQDTSTNASVIDANGLSADEVCQQVEEKLR from the coding sequence GTGGCGAAAATTGGAGTTGAACAATCTTTAACCAACATTTCCGAAGCCCTTCGGCAAAGAGGACACGATGTAGTTGAATTAAAGCAGGAGTCGGATGCAAAGGACTGCTCTTGCTGCGTCGTTTCCGGCCTGGATTCAAATGTGATGGGCATGCAGGATACATCTACAAATGCCTCTGTGATCGATGCGAATGGGCTGTCTGCTGATGAAGTTTGCCAGCAAGTTGAAGAAAAGCTTCGTTAA